From Anopheles darlingi chromosome 2, idAnoDarlMG_H_01, whole genome shotgun sequence, the proteins below share one genomic window:
- the LOC125950180 gene encoding DNA-binding protein Ewg isoform X5, which produces MSLTIHSVDAMELIEDDNITGASDDDDDDNPSSPGSAYDDGNLINVAMENEVTAQLVAAGVVGVAAAAAITSSKKKKRPHSFETNPSIRKRQQNRLLRKLRQTIFEYATRVGQQAVVLVATPGKPNNIYKVFGAKPLEDVLKNLRNNVMDKLDEALAAQAPPRVQDDPSLFELPPLIIDGIPTPVEKMTQAQLRAFIPLMLKYSTGRGKPGWGRDSTRPPWWPKELPWANVRMDARSEDEKQKISWTHALRKIVINCYKYHGREDLLPAFSEEDEKANAIATASSNVDVMKIENGTVVSVGPATNLNTATATITNGSGGQQQIIIHQQHPSQTSTGTATITTGANGHTQIIKEDADGNLQIQQQPSPTQTLNAQVCLDSMALSDVDFTHTVLQTIQNADGTVSIIQVDPNNPIITLPDGTTAQVQGIATLQQQADGGVHTIQTISDGQGESMSVDLTEATLGQDGQLIITGEDGQGFPVNVSGMITVPMSAQMYQTMVANIQQVPNVDGTVCITPMQVENGETMETITVGPGMHQMMIQGPPGSEPQVLQVLSLKDASVLTKAMAAMSDVKGEEATIIEH; this is translated from the exons ATGAGTTTAACGATCCATTCGGTGGACGCGATGGAATTGATAGAGGACGACAATATCACTGGCGcatcggacgacgacgatgacgataatcCGAGCAGTCCGGGTAGCGCGTATGACGATGGGAACCTCATCAACGTTGCCATGGAGAACGAGGTTACGGCACAGCTGGTGGCCGCCGGAGTCGTCGGTGTAGCCGCAGCGGCAGCCATCACCTCgtcgaagaaaaagaagcgtcCCCACTCGTTCGAAACCAACCCTTCCATTCGCAAACGGCAACAGAATCGATTGCTGCGCAAGCTACGA caaacCATCTTCGAATATGCCACACGCGTAGGACAGCAGGCGGTAGTGCTGGTGGCGACGCCTGGCAAACCGAACAACATCTACAAAGTATTTGGTGCGAAACCGCTCGAAGATGTGTTAAAGAACCTGCGCAACAACGTTATGGATAAACTGGATGAAGCGCTAGCTGCCCAGGCTCCGCCACGCGTACAGGACGATCCGTCCCTGTTCGAGCTGCCCCCACTGATCATAGACGGCATACCGACGCCGGTGGAGAAGATGACTCAGGCCCAGCTACGCGCATTCATCCCGTTGATGCTCAAGTACTCGACCGGCCGCGGTAAGCCTGGCTGGGGCCGAGACTCCACACGCCCACCCTGGTGGCCCAAGGAACTGCCTTGGGCTAATGTGCGGATGGACGCCCGGTCTGAGGACGAGAAGCAGAAG ATAAGTTGGACTCATGCACTGAGAAAAATTGTCATTAACTGTTACAAGTATCACGGCAGAGAAGATCTGCTGCCGGCGTTCAGCGAAGAGGATGAGAAGGCGAACGCCATAGCAACAGCTAGTTCGAAT GTCGATGTAATGAAGATTGAAAACGGTACTGTGGTGTCGGTGGGGCCGGCGACAAATCTTAACACTGCTACCGCTACGATCACCAACGGttccggtggccagcagcaaatcattatccaccagcagcatccctccCAAACGAGCACCGGTACCGCCACAATCACGACCGGTGCCAATGGGCATACACAGATCATCAAGGAGGATGCCGACGGTAACTTgcagatccagcagcagccatcaccCACCCAAACGTTGAACGCGCAGGTTTGCCTGGACTCGATGGCACTAAGCGATGTGGAT TTCACCCACACCGTCCTGCAGACAATTCAGAACGCCGATGGTACTGTTTCAATTATCCAGGTGGATCCCAACAATCCCATCATCACGTTACCGGATGGAACAACCGCACAAGTACAAGGAATCGCTACC ctacagcagcaggcagATGGAGGTGTGCACACAATACAAACTATATCCGATGGGCAGGGTGAAAGTATGTCGGTGGATTTGACGGAAGCTACACTTGGACAGGACGGTCAGCTTATCATTACCGGCGAGGATGGACAAG GCTTCCCGGTCAATGTGAGCGGTATGATTACGGTGCCAATGTCGGCTCAGATGTATCAGACGATGGTGGCCAACATACAGCAGGTGCCGAATGTGGACGGCACCGTGTGCATAACGCCCATGCAG gtggaaaatggcgaaacgatGGAAACCATCACCGTTGGGCCCGGTATGCATCAGATGATGATCCAGGGTCCACCCGGTTCGGAACCGCAAGTCCTGCAGGTACTGAGTCTGAAGGACGCCTCCGTGCTGACGAAAGCGATGGCCGCCATGTCGGACGTGAAGGGTGAGGAGGCAACAATAATTGAGCACTAG
- the LOC125950180 gene encoding DNA-binding protein Ewg isoform X3, with protein sequence MSLTIHSVDAMELIEDDNITGASDDDDDDNPSSPGSAYDDGNLINVAMENEVTAQLVAAGVVGVAAAAAITSSKKKKRPHSFETNPSIRKRQQNRLLRKLRQTIFEYATRVGQQAVVLVATPGKPNNIYKVFGAKPLEDVLKNLRNNVMDKLDEALAAQAPPRVQDDPSLFELPPLIIDGIPTPVEKMTQAQLRAFIPLMLKYSTGRGKPGWGRDSTRPPWWPKELPWANVRMDARSEDEKQKFTHTVLQTIQNADGTVSIIQVDPNNPIITLPDGTTAQVQGIATLQQQADGGVHTIQTISDGQGESMSVDLTEATLGQDGQLIITGEDGQGFPVNVSGMITVPMSAQMYQTMVANIQQVPNVDGTVCITPMQVSNLASNANQQTTPTSTHNLTIATNGAHQSTHHQQQQQQAIAMMANYSLGSNVSAGTILNLPQLAAHHLSQTVGQNKHHHAQRNSSIRAGSTGSSVVGFNSAQRICLNVSTPNVSNQHANANLSTGVLSLNRKSNLGDGSDGSIEVCIPKIEPMDEDKDGTTDGSGGVTQNFVIQLSGQSFTVNDGKSLQHQHLKRSIEHSVNDGSHLIDALTISAKHVTGSSANEIDTKHFAIPSV encoded by the exons ATGAGTTTAACGATCCATTCGGTGGACGCGATGGAATTGATAGAGGACGACAATATCACTGGCGcatcggacgacgacgatgacgataatcCGAGCAGTCCGGGTAGCGCGTATGACGATGGGAACCTCATCAACGTTGCCATGGAGAACGAGGTTACGGCACAGCTGGTGGCCGCCGGAGTCGTCGGTGTAGCCGCAGCGGCAGCCATCACCTCgtcgaagaaaaagaagcgtcCCCACTCGTTCGAAACCAACCCTTCCATTCGCAAACGGCAACAGAATCGATTGCTGCGCAAGCTACGA caaacCATCTTCGAATATGCCACACGCGTAGGACAGCAGGCGGTAGTGCTGGTGGCGACGCCTGGCAAACCGAACAACATCTACAAAGTATTTGGTGCGAAACCGCTCGAAGATGTGTTAAAGAACCTGCGCAACAACGTTATGGATAAACTGGATGAAGCGCTAGCTGCCCAGGCTCCGCCACGCGTACAGGACGATCCGTCCCTGTTCGAGCTGCCCCCACTGATCATAGACGGCATACCGACGCCGGTGGAGAAGATGACTCAGGCCCAGCTACGCGCATTCATCCCGTTGATGCTCAAGTACTCGACCGGCCGCGGTAAGCCTGGCTGGGGCCGAGACTCCACACGCCCACCCTGGTGGCCCAAGGAACTGCCTTGGGCTAATGTGCGGATGGACGCCCGGTCTGAGGACGAGAAGCAGAAG TTCACCCACACCGTCCTGCAGACAATTCAGAACGCCGATGGTACTGTTTCAATTATCCAGGTGGATCCCAACAATCCCATCATCACGTTACCGGATGGAACAACCGCACAAGTACAAGGAATCGCTACC ctacagcagcaggcagATGGAGGTGTGCACACAATACAAACTATATCCGATGGGCAGGGTGAAAGTATGTCGGTGGATTTGACGGAAGCTACACTTGGACAGGACGGTCAGCTTATCATTACCGGCGAGGATGGACAAG GCTTCCCGGTCAATGTGAGCGGTATGATTACGGTGCCAATGTCGGCTCAGATGTATCAGACGATGGTGGCCAACATACAGCAGGTGCCGAATGTGGACGGCACCGTGTGCATAACGCCCATGCAGGTATCTAACTTAGCGTCCAACGCAAACCAACAGACAACTCCGACATCGACACACAACTTGACGATAGCAACGAACGGTGCACACCAATCcacgcaccatcagcagcaacagcagcaagctaTAGCGATGATGGCCAATTATAGTTTGGGAAGTAATGTCAGCGCAGGGACCATACTGAATCTACCGCAGTTAGCGGCCCATCACCTTAGTCAGACGGTCGGCCAGAACAAACATCACCATGCGCAGCGTAACAGTAGCATACGAGCTGGCAGTACGGGCTCGTCGGTCGTTGGATTTAACTCGGCCCAAAGAATTTGTCTCAATGTGTCCACACCTAACGTTAGTAACCAACATGCAAACGCGAATCTAAGCACAGGGGTGCTCAGTTTGAACCGCAAATCGAATCTTGGTGACGGCAGTGATGGAAGCATCGAAGTATGCATTCCGAAGATCGAACCAATGGATGAAGATAAAGATGGTACAACGGATGGTTCGGGTGGTGTCACACAAAACTTTGTCATTCAGCTCAGTGGTCAATCATTCACGGTGAACGATGGTAAATCACTGCAACATCAACACCTGAAGCGATCTATAGAGCATAGCGTGAACGACGGCAGCCATCTGATCGATGCTCTGACTATAAGTGCAAAGCACGTGACAGGCAGCTCAGCTAACGAGATCGATACCAAACATTTTGCTATCCCGAGTGTATAG
- the LOC125950180 gene encoding DNA-binding protein Ewg isoform X2, which produces MSLTIHSVDAMELIEDDNITGASDDDDDDNPSSPGSAYDDGNLINVAMENEVTAQLVAAGVVGVAAAAAITSSKKKKRPHSFETNPSIRKRQQNRLLRKLRQTIFEYATRVGQQAVVLVATPGKPNNIYKVFGAKPLEDVLKNLRNNVMDKLDEALAAQAPPRVQDDPSLFELPPLIIDGIPTPVEKMTQAQLRAFIPLMLKYSTGRGKPGWGRDSTRPPWWPKELPWANVRMDARSEDEKQKISWTHALRKIVINCYKYHGREDLLPAFSEEDEKANAIATASSNVDVMKIENGTVVSVGPATNLNTATATITNGSGGQQQIIIHQQHPSQTSTGTATITTGANGHTQIIKEDADGNLQIQQQPSPTQTLNAQFTHTVLQTIQNADGTVSIIQVDPNNPIITLPDGTTAQVQGIATLQQQADGGVHTIQTISDGQGESMSVDLTEATLGQDGQLIITGEDGQGFPVNVSGMITVPMSAQMYQTMVANIQQVPNVDGTVCITPMQVSNLASNANQQTTPTSTHNLTIATNGAHQSTHHQQQQQQAIAMMANYSLGSNVSAGTILNLPQLAAHHLSQTVGQNKHHHAQRNSSIRAGSTGSSVVGFNSAQRICLNVSTPNVSNQHANANLSTGVLSLNRKSNLGDGSDGSIEVCIPKIEPMDEDKDGTTDGSGGVTQNFVIQLSGQSFTVNDGKSLQHQHLKRSIEHSVNDGSHLIDALTISAKHVTGSSANEIDTKHFAIPSV; this is translated from the exons ATGAGTTTAACGATCCATTCGGTGGACGCGATGGAATTGATAGAGGACGACAATATCACTGGCGcatcggacgacgacgatgacgataatcCGAGCAGTCCGGGTAGCGCGTATGACGATGGGAACCTCATCAACGTTGCCATGGAGAACGAGGTTACGGCACAGCTGGTGGCCGCCGGAGTCGTCGGTGTAGCCGCAGCGGCAGCCATCACCTCgtcgaagaaaaagaagcgtcCCCACTCGTTCGAAACCAACCCTTCCATTCGCAAACGGCAACAGAATCGATTGCTGCGCAAGCTACGA caaacCATCTTCGAATATGCCACACGCGTAGGACAGCAGGCGGTAGTGCTGGTGGCGACGCCTGGCAAACCGAACAACATCTACAAAGTATTTGGTGCGAAACCGCTCGAAGATGTGTTAAAGAACCTGCGCAACAACGTTATGGATAAACTGGATGAAGCGCTAGCTGCCCAGGCTCCGCCACGCGTACAGGACGATCCGTCCCTGTTCGAGCTGCCCCCACTGATCATAGACGGCATACCGACGCCGGTGGAGAAGATGACTCAGGCCCAGCTACGCGCATTCATCCCGTTGATGCTCAAGTACTCGACCGGCCGCGGTAAGCCTGGCTGGGGCCGAGACTCCACACGCCCACCCTGGTGGCCCAAGGAACTGCCTTGGGCTAATGTGCGGATGGACGCCCGGTCTGAGGACGAGAAGCAGAAG ATAAGTTGGACTCATGCACTGAGAAAAATTGTCATTAACTGTTACAAGTATCACGGCAGAGAAGATCTGCTGCCGGCGTTCAGCGAAGAGGATGAGAAGGCGAACGCCATAGCAACAGCTAGTTCGAAT GTCGATGTAATGAAGATTGAAAACGGTACTGTGGTGTCGGTGGGGCCGGCGACAAATCTTAACACTGCTACCGCTACGATCACCAACGGttccggtggccagcagcaaatcattatccaccagcagcatccctccCAAACGAGCACCGGTACCGCCACAATCACGACCGGTGCCAATGGGCATACACAGATCATCAAGGAGGATGCCGACGGTAACTTgcagatccagcagcagccatcaccCACCCAAACGTTGAACGCGCAG TTCACCCACACCGTCCTGCAGACAATTCAGAACGCCGATGGTACTGTTTCAATTATCCAGGTGGATCCCAACAATCCCATCATCACGTTACCGGATGGAACAACCGCACAAGTACAAGGAATCGCTACC ctacagcagcaggcagATGGAGGTGTGCACACAATACAAACTATATCCGATGGGCAGGGTGAAAGTATGTCGGTGGATTTGACGGAAGCTACACTTGGACAGGACGGTCAGCTTATCATTACCGGCGAGGATGGACAAG GCTTCCCGGTCAATGTGAGCGGTATGATTACGGTGCCAATGTCGGCTCAGATGTATCAGACGATGGTGGCCAACATACAGCAGGTGCCGAATGTGGACGGCACCGTGTGCATAACGCCCATGCAGGTATCTAACTTAGCGTCCAACGCAAACCAACAGACAACTCCGACATCGACACACAACTTGACGATAGCAACGAACGGTGCACACCAATCcacgcaccatcagcagcaacagcagcaagctaTAGCGATGATGGCCAATTATAGTTTGGGAAGTAATGTCAGCGCAGGGACCATACTGAATCTACCGCAGTTAGCGGCCCATCACCTTAGTCAGACGGTCGGCCAGAACAAACATCACCATGCGCAGCGTAACAGTAGCATACGAGCTGGCAGTACGGGCTCGTCGGTCGTTGGATTTAACTCGGCCCAAAGAATTTGTCTCAATGTGTCCACACCTAACGTTAGTAACCAACATGCAAACGCGAATCTAAGCACAGGGGTGCTCAGTTTGAACCGCAAATCGAATCTTGGTGACGGCAGTGATGGAAGCATCGAAGTATGCATTCCGAAGATCGAACCAATGGATGAAGATAAAGATGGTACAACGGATGGTTCGGGTGGTGTCACACAAAACTTTGTCATTCAGCTCAGTGGTCAATCATTCACGGTGAACGATGGTAAATCACTGCAACATCAACACCTGAAGCGATCTATAGAGCATAGCGTGAACGACGGCAGCCATCTGATCGATGCTCTGACTATAAGTGCAAAGCACGTGACAGGCAGCTCAGCTAACGAGATCGATACCAAACATTTTGCTATCCCGAGTGTATAG
- the LOC125950180 gene encoding DNA-binding protein Ewg isoform X4 → MSLTIHSVDAMELIEDDNITGASDDDDDDNPSSPGSAYDDGNLINVAMENEVTAQLVAAGVVGVAAAAAITSSKKKKRPHSFETNPSIRKRQQNRLLRKLRQTIFEYATRVGQQAVVLVATPGKPNNIYKVFGAKPLEDVLKNLRNNVMDKLDEALAAQAPPRVQDDPSLFELPPLIIDGIPTPVEKMTQAQLRAFIPLMLKYSTGRGKPGWGRDSTRPPWWPKELPWANVRMDARSEDEKQKISWTHALRKIVINCYKYHGREDLLPAFSEEDEKANAIATASSNVDVMKIENGTVVSVGPATNLNTATATITNGSGGQQQIIIHQQHPSQTSTGTATITTGANGHTQIIKEDADGNLQIQQQPSPTQTLNAQVCLDSMALSDVDFTHTVLQTIQNADGTVSIIQVDPNNPIITLPDGTTAQVQGIATLQQQADGGVHTIQTISDGQGESMSVDLTEATLGQDGQLIITGEDGQGFPVNVSGMITVPMSAQMYQTMVANIQQVPNVDGTVCITPMQMCDLVENGETMETITVGPGMHQMMIQGPPGSEPQVLQVLSLKDASVLTKAMAAMSDVKGEEATIIEH, encoded by the exons ATGAGTTTAACGATCCATTCGGTGGACGCGATGGAATTGATAGAGGACGACAATATCACTGGCGcatcggacgacgacgatgacgataatcCGAGCAGTCCGGGTAGCGCGTATGACGATGGGAACCTCATCAACGTTGCCATGGAGAACGAGGTTACGGCACAGCTGGTGGCCGCCGGAGTCGTCGGTGTAGCCGCAGCGGCAGCCATCACCTCgtcgaagaaaaagaagcgtcCCCACTCGTTCGAAACCAACCCTTCCATTCGCAAACGGCAACAGAATCGATTGCTGCGCAAGCTACGA caaacCATCTTCGAATATGCCACACGCGTAGGACAGCAGGCGGTAGTGCTGGTGGCGACGCCTGGCAAACCGAACAACATCTACAAAGTATTTGGTGCGAAACCGCTCGAAGATGTGTTAAAGAACCTGCGCAACAACGTTATGGATAAACTGGATGAAGCGCTAGCTGCCCAGGCTCCGCCACGCGTACAGGACGATCCGTCCCTGTTCGAGCTGCCCCCACTGATCATAGACGGCATACCGACGCCGGTGGAGAAGATGACTCAGGCCCAGCTACGCGCATTCATCCCGTTGATGCTCAAGTACTCGACCGGCCGCGGTAAGCCTGGCTGGGGCCGAGACTCCACACGCCCACCCTGGTGGCCCAAGGAACTGCCTTGGGCTAATGTGCGGATGGACGCCCGGTCTGAGGACGAGAAGCAGAAG ATAAGTTGGACTCATGCACTGAGAAAAATTGTCATTAACTGTTACAAGTATCACGGCAGAGAAGATCTGCTGCCGGCGTTCAGCGAAGAGGATGAGAAGGCGAACGCCATAGCAACAGCTAGTTCGAAT GTCGATGTAATGAAGATTGAAAACGGTACTGTGGTGTCGGTGGGGCCGGCGACAAATCTTAACACTGCTACCGCTACGATCACCAACGGttccggtggccagcagcaaatcattatccaccagcagcatccctccCAAACGAGCACCGGTACCGCCACAATCACGACCGGTGCCAATGGGCATACACAGATCATCAAGGAGGATGCCGACGGTAACTTgcagatccagcagcagccatcaccCACCCAAACGTTGAACGCGCAGGTTTGCCTGGACTCGATGGCACTAAGCGATGTGGAT TTCACCCACACCGTCCTGCAGACAATTCAGAACGCCGATGGTACTGTTTCAATTATCCAGGTGGATCCCAACAATCCCATCATCACGTTACCGGATGGAACAACCGCACAAGTACAAGGAATCGCTACC ctacagcagcaggcagATGGAGGTGTGCACACAATACAAACTATATCCGATGGGCAGGGTGAAAGTATGTCGGTGGATTTGACGGAAGCTACACTTGGACAGGACGGTCAGCTTATCATTACCGGCGAGGATGGACAAG GCTTCCCGGTCAATGTGAGCGGTATGATTACGGTGCCAATGTCGGCTCAGATGTATCAGACGATGGTGGCCAACATACAGCAGGTGCCGAATGTGGACGGCACCGTGTGCATAACGCCCATGCAG aTGTGTGATTTA gtggaaaatggcgaaacgatGGAAACCATCACCGTTGGGCCCGGTATGCATCAGATGATGATCCAGGGTCCACCCGGTTCGGAACCGCAAGTCCTGCAGGTACTGAGTCTGAAGGACGCCTCCGTGCTGACGAAAGCGATGGCCGCCATGTCGGACGTGAAGGGTGAGGAGGCAACAATAATTGAGCACTAG
- the LOC125950180 gene encoding DNA-binding protein Ewg isoform X1, which produces MSLTIHSVDAMELIEDDNITGASDDDDDDNPSSPGSAYDDGNLINVAMENEVTAQLVAAGVVGVAAAAAITSSKKKKRPHSFETNPSIRKRQQNRLLRKLRQTIFEYATRVGQQAVVLVATPGKPNNIYKVFGAKPLEDVLKNLRNNVMDKLDEALAAQAPPRVQDDPSLFELPPLIIDGIPTPVEKMTQAQLRAFIPLMLKYSTGRGKPGWGRDSTRPPWWPKELPWANVRMDARSEDEKQKISWTHALRKIVINCYKYHGREDLLPAFSEEDEKANAIATASSNVDVMKIENGTVVSVGPATNLNTATATITNGSGGQQQIIIHQQHPSQTSTGTATITTGANGHTQIIKEDADGNLQIQQQPSPTQTLNAQVCLDSMALSDVDFTHTVLQTIQNADGTVSIIQVDPNNPIITLPDGTTAQVQGIATLQQQADGGVHTIQTISDGQGESMSVDLTEATLGQDGQLIITGEDGQGFPVNVSGMITVPMSAQMYQTMVANIQQVPNVDGTVCITPMQVSNLASNANQQTTPTSTHNLTIATNGAHQSTHHQQQQQQAIAMMANYSLGSNVSAGTILNLPQLAAHHLSQTVGQNKHHHAQRNSSIRAGSTGSSVVGFNSAQRICLNVSTPNVSNQHANANLSTGVLSLNRKSNLGDGSDGSIEVCIPKIEPMDEDKDGTTDGSGGVTQNFVIQLSGQSFTVNDGKSLQHQHLKRSIEHSVNDGSHLIDALTISAKHVTGSSANEIDTKHFAIPSV; this is translated from the exons ATGAGTTTAACGATCCATTCGGTGGACGCGATGGAATTGATAGAGGACGACAATATCACTGGCGcatcggacgacgacgatgacgataatcCGAGCAGTCCGGGTAGCGCGTATGACGATGGGAACCTCATCAACGTTGCCATGGAGAACGAGGTTACGGCACAGCTGGTGGCCGCCGGAGTCGTCGGTGTAGCCGCAGCGGCAGCCATCACCTCgtcgaagaaaaagaagcgtcCCCACTCGTTCGAAACCAACCCTTCCATTCGCAAACGGCAACAGAATCGATTGCTGCGCAAGCTACGA caaacCATCTTCGAATATGCCACACGCGTAGGACAGCAGGCGGTAGTGCTGGTGGCGACGCCTGGCAAACCGAACAACATCTACAAAGTATTTGGTGCGAAACCGCTCGAAGATGTGTTAAAGAACCTGCGCAACAACGTTATGGATAAACTGGATGAAGCGCTAGCTGCCCAGGCTCCGCCACGCGTACAGGACGATCCGTCCCTGTTCGAGCTGCCCCCACTGATCATAGACGGCATACCGACGCCGGTGGAGAAGATGACTCAGGCCCAGCTACGCGCATTCATCCCGTTGATGCTCAAGTACTCGACCGGCCGCGGTAAGCCTGGCTGGGGCCGAGACTCCACACGCCCACCCTGGTGGCCCAAGGAACTGCCTTGGGCTAATGTGCGGATGGACGCCCGGTCTGAGGACGAGAAGCAGAAG ATAAGTTGGACTCATGCACTGAGAAAAATTGTCATTAACTGTTACAAGTATCACGGCAGAGAAGATCTGCTGCCGGCGTTCAGCGAAGAGGATGAGAAGGCGAACGCCATAGCAACAGCTAGTTCGAAT GTCGATGTAATGAAGATTGAAAACGGTACTGTGGTGTCGGTGGGGCCGGCGACAAATCTTAACACTGCTACCGCTACGATCACCAACGGttccggtggccagcagcaaatcattatccaccagcagcatccctccCAAACGAGCACCGGTACCGCCACAATCACGACCGGTGCCAATGGGCATACACAGATCATCAAGGAGGATGCCGACGGTAACTTgcagatccagcagcagccatcaccCACCCAAACGTTGAACGCGCAGGTTTGCCTGGACTCGATGGCACTAAGCGATGTGGAT TTCACCCACACCGTCCTGCAGACAATTCAGAACGCCGATGGTACTGTTTCAATTATCCAGGTGGATCCCAACAATCCCATCATCACGTTACCGGATGGAACAACCGCACAAGTACAAGGAATCGCTACC ctacagcagcaggcagATGGAGGTGTGCACACAATACAAACTATATCCGATGGGCAGGGTGAAAGTATGTCGGTGGATTTGACGGAAGCTACACTTGGACAGGACGGTCAGCTTATCATTACCGGCGAGGATGGACAAG GCTTCCCGGTCAATGTGAGCGGTATGATTACGGTGCCAATGTCGGCTCAGATGTATCAGACGATGGTGGCCAACATACAGCAGGTGCCGAATGTGGACGGCACCGTGTGCATAACGCCCATGCAGGTATCTAACTTAGCGTCCAACGCAAACCAACAGACAACTCCGACATCGACACACAACTTGACGATAGCAACGAACGGTGCACACCAATCcacgcaccatcagcagcaacagcagcaagctaTAGCGATGATGGCCAATTATAGTTTGGGAAGTAATGTCAGCGCAGGGACCATACTGAATCTACCGCAGTTAGCGGCCCATCACCTTAGTCAGACGGTCGGCCAGAACAAACATCACCATGCGCAGCGTAACAGTAGCATACGAGCTGGCAGTACGGGCTCGTCGGTCGTTGGATTTAACTCGGCCCAAAGAATTTGTCTCAATGTGTCCACACCTAACGTTAGTAACCAACATGCAAACGCGAATCTAAGCACAGGGGTGCTCAGTTTGAACCGCAAATCGAATCTTGGTGACGGCAGTGATGGAAGCATCGAAGTATGCATTCCGAAGATCGAACCAATGGATGAAGATAAAGATGGTACAACGGATGGTTCGGGTGGTGTCACACAAAACTTTGTCATTCAGCTCAGTGGTCAATCATTCACGGTGAACGATGGTAAATCACTGCAACATCAACACCTGAAGCGATCTATAGAGCATAGCGTGAACGACGGCAGCCATCTGATCGATGCTCTGACTATAAGTGCAAAGCACGTGACAGGCAGCTCAGCTAACGAGATCGATACCAAACATTTTGCTATCCCGAGTGTATAG